CAGGTTTAGCTCAATATGTAGGAATGGATATTACTGCTATGAGAGCCATCTGGCTAGGGATTTTCGTCTTAGGAATCTTCACAGCAGCAATTTCTTCTTCATTGATCGGACTTCTCTATGTAATTCTTTGGATTGTACTTCCAAAAGCTGAAACAGCAGCAGATTTCCTGAAAATGCAGGGAAAGCCTATGAACTTCGACAATCTTAAGAATGAGTCTAATAAACTGGTACAATTTGCCAATGAATCTACTCAGAGGGTCGGAGAAATCTACACAGAAAACAAACCTTACATCAACAATGCCGGAAGCGGTATCTGGAATGTATTCAAGTACATCGTAGGAGGGTTCTTCGTATTGATGGCGGTAGGAAGCATTATCGGAGTATTTGTATTGTTTGGGCTTTTCGGAATGGATACTGATTTTCCAGGAGCCAATCAGATAAGATTCTATATGGATGATAATGGTCTGGATAAGGTATTGGCAGCCATTATGGTGATTGGAAGTTTAATTCCTGCTATACTTTTCAGCTTATTAAGCATCAAAATCTTCTCTCCGAAAACAAAACTTAGAAATATCGGATGGGTAATAGGAGGTTTATTTCTTCTTCTGATCGGACTGGGAACTTACTTTGGACTTAGCATGGCAAAGAAAAACCTGATCTATAAAGGAAGCAAGGAAGACACGGAAAACGTAGCCATTAATACTACATCTGATACCATTTATGTAGACATAAAGCAGGTAAGCATTCCGCAGAACTACAAGGCTTATGATGATGACATCTATTCAGACAAAAATTCAGTGTATGAGGAAGACTATATCTCTGTAGAAGTAACCAGAAAACCTGATGTAAAAACACCTTATCTGATCATTAAGAAAGAAGGAAACGGGTACAACTATCCTCTTCAGCTGACAGTTCCTGTAGAAGTTATAAACAATAAGGTTATACTTCCTAACTACATCAAATATCCTTACGATCACAGATTCAGAGACTACAGAGTAGATTATGAACTTGTAGTTCCTCAAAAGGCTGTTGTAATTCCATTGAAAAAAGACAGAATTGATTTCAACGGGGATCTGGATGGCGATGGCATTAATGATGACGATGAGAACAACGATGAAAACCACCACGGGGTAAGAATCGAAAAAAATAAAATCACAGTAAATGGTTCTAGTATAGAATACAACTCTGATGATAAGGACAGTATCATTATCAATGGTAAAAAAGTTCCTAATAACCAGGCTAAGAAAGTAATTGATTCCGTAGCATCCGATATTAAGAAAATAAATAAGGATATGGACATCAAAATCAAGGACGGAAAAAACGAAATTTCCATACAAACTAAATAATTAACTTTAGAGAGTGGTAGAAGATGTGAATGGATGGCAACCGTTTGAAATTCACATCCTTCTTCTCTCAAAAAAGTGAAAAAACCTAGTATTTAGTTCTCTATGTGAAAAAAAAAGTTTAATTTCGTATAGTTAAAATTTAATAACCAAACAACCAAAAACACACTCTTATCATGATACAATTTGCAATGGAATTCGTAATGAAAATCGTAGATTTAATCAACGGTTTGTTTTAAGAGCAATAATATTTCAATATATTTGTAAAAGTATAACCAATAATTGGTTATACTTTTTTGTTTTTAATTCAAAAATCTATGAAAAAGCTGATAGGCAAACTGATGTTAAAATTATTAGGCTGGAAAGTCGTTCTGCAAGGCGATGTAAACAACCTGAACAGATGCATCCTTGTGGTAGCACCACATACCCACAATATGGAATATATTTTAGGAAACCTTGCCTATTGGTCCTTAGAAAAGCCATTAAAAATAATCATTAAGGACGCACATACCAAAGCCTGGTACGGAAGTGTGGTAAGAGGACTGGGAGGAATAGGTATAGACAGAAGCCAGAAAAATGATTTGGTTAACTTTGTAGCGAATCAATTTGCAAAGGAGGACTTCAGCCTTGTTATCACCCCTGAAGGTACGAGAAGCTGGGTTCCGAAATGGAGAAAAGGCTTCTATCATATGGCTCTGGCAGCAAAGGTTCCTATTGTACTGGCAGCAGGAGATTTCAAAAGGAATATTGTATATTTAGGCTACACGATACCTTATGAAAGACTTGCATCCGTTCCTTTTTCAGAAATCATGCAGGAGATTGAAGAATATTATATAAAAAATGACATCGGCCCTAAAATTCCTGCCAACTGGAACCCTAATATTATGGGGAATGGAGAGGAAGCCAAAGGTTAGAAGTTAGAAGCAGAGTTACTTATTAATCATCTATTCATCATATAATGAAAGGTCAAACAAAAGAAGAAATCTTAGCATTTATCAATAACTGGGGAGACGTAACCCTGGCAAAAACCCTTGAAATAAAATTCATCGATATTGATCTCGAGAATGAAACCCTTACCGCTACCATGCCGGTACTCCCAAGAACACATCAGCCCTTTGGAATTATGCACGGAGGAGCAAGTTGTGTCTTGGCTGAAACTTTGGGTTCAAGCCTGTCCAACATCTTCATCGATGGTGAAAAATATTATGGTGTAGGAACCAATATTAACTCCAACCATTTAAGAAGTAAAAAAGACGGAGTGGTAACTGCTACCGCACGTTTTATCAGAAAGGGAAAAACCATGCACGTCTCTGAAATTGAAATTAGGGATGAGAAAGGAACCCTTATTAATCATACCACGATGACCAATAACATCATCCTGAGATAATCAAGACAATAAGTGTACAAAATATAAGGCTCAATTCTTTTGGGTCTTTTTTTATACTTATCACAACTCTTATTTTTCACAAGATTCAATAATAAGCCCTTTGAAATACAACCAAGAATAAATAATGTTTCGTTAAAAAAGAGCGCTTTTAATTTTGAGATCTTTAAGACTAGTAATACCTTTGCAGAAAGGAAAATCAGCCTCGGAATTTCCTATATCATTTCCGGCCGGTGATTTTCAAAATCCATTCATAGCTAATGATTTATTTCAAACTTCCTTTCGATGAAAGACTGCATTCTGTAGATAAAGAAGCCCATAAAAATGCTGTTAATTTTTATTCCTACAACAGCCTTAGTCATATTGACTTTAATGGAAACATTATCAAAGTTAATCAGGAGGAATTTAATACTACTCCAATCACCAGTGAATCATTAATCAATGACACTACAAACTTCATTGCCGAAACTAAGGAGGAATATTGCAACACCTTACAACAGGTTATTGGTGTTATTAAAGAAAACGATCTTCCCAAGCTTGTTTATTCACGCAGGAAGATCTTCACAGATTTTAATATCATCGATTATAAAGAGAGTTTTAATAACTTATGTAAATCCTACCCAAATGCGTTCAGATATCTTTTTAATGATGGTGAAAATGCCTGGATGGGAGCTTTTTCCGAGGTATTGGGAAAGTTCAATAAGATAACCCATGAGTTTGAAACCATGGCTTTGGCAGGAACCCTTCCTGTTTTGGAAGAATGGTCTGAAAAAGAAATTGAAGAACAAAAACCTGTTACCACCTACATTCAGAATATCCTGAAAAACTTCTCGGAACAAATTCAACAATCCGAGACCTATGATCATGTTTCCGGGAATATCAAACATCTGCGTACAGATTTTAAAACGACCATAAAGCCAGAAGATCTTGACAAAATTATTAAAGACCTCCATCCTACTCCCGCAGTTTGTGGCATTCCAAAAGACTTTTGCAATGAAAACATCAGGAAATACGAGAAATTCCCACGTGAATTCTATGCCGGCTACATTAAAGTTGAAACTGAAGAAAACATTCTATATTTTGTAAACCTACGATGTGCAAGACTTTATAAAGATTCTGTGCATGTTTTTGTAGGTGGCGGAATTACTGCACAAAGCAATCCGGAAAAGGAATGGACAGAAACAGAACTGAAATCAGAAGCTATTTTGAAAAATCTAGTTACTTTTTAATTCAAAAAAACAAAAAACCTCTTTCAAATTGAAAGAGGTTTTTATTATCTATTGTAAATATTTGATTATTTTTTCAAACCGATTCTGCTCCAGGTATCCATTACAAAAAGTAGGATAAGACCTATAGCAGCGGCTCCTGCTGAAAATACAAATCTCAGATTATCTTCGTCTGCCAAGATATCCGGTAACTGCCAGTTTATAGCATAAAGATTAATGGCCATGAATGCAATAAACACTACTAAAAATACTTTATAAAACTTCTTCATAATTTTAAAAATTAACATAATTCAGCACCAACTGTGCGAAATTTGCGGTAAATAATTTAATGGAAATTGCTAAAAGGATAATACCGAAAACTTTCTGAAGGATCATTAATGTAGCATCCCCTATTTTCCTCTCTAACCATTTCGCTGATTTCAGCACCAAATATACGAAAATTGTATTAAGAATAATTCCGCAGATAATATTAATATCATGGAATTCAGCTCTCAGGGATAAAGCAGTTGTTAAGGTTCCTGCACCTGCAACCAGCGGAAATGCGATGGGAACGATGGATGCGGCCTTTGCTTCTGTGGTTTTATTGATCTCAATTCCTAAAATCATTTCCAGCGCTATGACAAAAATCACAAAAGCTCCGGCAATGGCAAAGGAATTTACATCCACTCCAATGAGTTTTAGAATCTTATTCCCTACAAATAGGAAAACAATCATAATTGCTCCGGCAGTAATTGCAGCCTTACCGGCTTCAATCTTCCCGAACTTCTGTTGAAGGCTTACTATAATAGGAACTGAGCCGATAATATCGATAACGGCAAAAAGAACCATAAAGCTGGTAACGATCTCTTTAATAGAGAAACCATCAAAAATTTCCATCTCTTTGTAATTAAAAATTTCGCAAAAATATGAAAATAAATTAACTATTTGCTAATTTGTGAATATAAATTAACAATTGTTTTCAAAAGTTCATCAATTCCATCAGCAGATTTCACAGGAGAATATTTCTCTATCTGAATTCTTTGCTGTAGTTTTCCATACTCTTCTGCCACTAAAGAACCATTGTGTTTTTCAAGAAAAGTCTTAAACTCCATAACAGAGCCTTGAACGTGCTGGTTTCTTACTTCCTGATCTAACTCCTCCAGTGTTACAAAGAACTTCTCATAATCACCGTTATCCTTAAGGTTTTCAAGGTAACCAAAATAATCATTGATATCAGTTTTCAATGATTCTCTGATTTCTTTTTCTGTTTCAGCTACTGAACCTAAAGGTTTTTGAGATACAGTTTCCCTAACTAATGTACGTTTTTTTTGCCAAGTCTTAAATAACAGATAGACAATAAATAAGCCTAAAAGAATGACAATATTGGTTAAAAGAATATTCCAATGGAACTTATTTTTCTCTTTTACTTTAAATGATGTAGTCTTTAAAACAGGTGTATCAACTGTTTCCAGAAGATTATTGGTGTATTCATTTACCTTTTCTACAGCGGTGCGGGATTCTAGAATCTGATCATGAGAGAAAGCATTTACAGACAATGTCTTTTGTCCAAGATCTACGTATTCTTTATTCTCAGGATTAAAAAAGGCAAATTGCTCTGTCTTGATGGAGATTGCTCCTGATTTATTGGGAACAATCACATAACTAGCAGAAACCTCTCCTTTCATTCCTGTAGAACCCGGAGAAACCTTGGATGTAATCTTAGGCGCAAAAACCTCATAATCTGGAGAAGCCATTATTTTTGGAAGCTCCATATCCGGCAAATTCCCTTCTCCTGAAACCCTAACAACAACATTTAATGGTTTCTTTGCTTCTGGTTTTTCCTTTGATGCGTTATAAACGCTTACATTAAAGTTTCCAACAGCATTTTTAAAGCACTCTGGAGCTCCCTCAGGAAGTTTTCTCACATTAAGCTTCACCTTATTGGAAACAATCTTATTTTTAT
This genomic interval from Chryseobacterium joostei contains the following:
- a CDS encoding PspC domain-containing protein, whose product is MNKTLSIGLAGFSFTIEEHAYIKLSDYLNALRSSLDASEADEVMHDIEIRMVEIFRDSLGKREVINDTDVEKVIAQIGTPEKIEEQEEAYFSEKNTTKNTNNTGNSYTDKKQLFRDPEKQKIAGVCAGLAQYVGMDITAMRAIWLGIFVLGIFTAAISSSLIGLLYVILWIVLPKAETAADFLKMQGKPMNFDNLKNESNKLVQFANESTQRVGEIYTENKPYINNAGSGIWNVFKYIVGGFFVLMAVGSIIGVFVLFGLFGMDTDFPGANQIRFYMDDNGLDKVLAAIMVIGSLIPAILFSLLSIKIFSPKTKLRNIGWVIGGLFLLLIGLGTYFGLSMAKKNLIYKGSKEDTENVAINTTSDTIYVDIKQVSIPQNYKAYDDDIYSDKNSVYEEDYISVEVTRKPDVKTPYLIIKKEGNGYNYPLQLTVPVEVINNKVILPNYIKYPYDHRFRDYRVDYELVVPQKAVVIPLKKDRIDFNGDLDGDGINDDDENNDENHHGVRIEKNKITVNGSSIEYNSDDKDSIIINGKKVPNNQAKKVIDSVASDIKKINKDMDIKIKDGKNEISIQTK
- a CDS encoding 1-acyl-sn-glycerol-3-phosphate acyltransferase — encoded protein: MKKLIGKLMLKLLGWKVVLQGDVNNLNRCILVVAPHTHNMEYILGNLAYWSLEKPLKIIIKDAHTKAWYGSVVRGLGGIGIDRSQKNDLVNFVANQFAKEDFSLVITPEGTRSWVPKWRKGFYHMALAAKVPIVLAAGDFKRNIVYLGYTIPYERLASVPFSEIMQEIEEYYIKNDIGPKIPANWNPNIMGNGEEAKG
- a CDS encoding PaaI family thioesterase; the protein is MKGQTKEEILAFINNWGDVTLAKTLEIKFIDIDLENETLTATMPVLPRTHQPFGIMHGGASCVLAETLGSSLSNIFIDGEKYYGVGTNINSNHLRSKKDGVVTATARFIRKGKTMHVSEIEIRDEKGTLINHTTMTNNIILR
- a CDS encoding chorismate-binding protein; this translates as MIYFKLPFDERLHSVDKEAHKNAVNFYSYNSLSHIDFNGNIIKVNQEEFNTTPITSESLINDTTNFIAETKEEYCNTLQQVIGVIKENDLPKLVYSRRKIFTDFNIIDYKESFNNLCKSYPNAFRYLFNDGENAWMGAFSEVLGKFNKITHEFETMALAGTLPVLEEWSEKEIEEQKPVTTYIQNILKNFSEQIQQSETYDHVSGNIKHLRTDFKTTIKPEDLDKIIKDLHPTPAVCGIPKDFCNENIRKYEKFPREFYAGYIKVETEENILYFVNLRCARLYKDSVHVFVGGGITAQSNPEKEWTETELKSEAILKNLVTF
- a CDS encoding MarC family protein yields the protein MEIFDGFSIKEIVTSFMVLFAVIDIIGSVPIIVSLQQKFGKIEAGKAAITAGAIMIVFLFVGNKILKLIGVDVNSFAIAGAFVIFVIALEMILGIEINKTTEAKAASIVPIAFPLVAGAGTLTTALSLRAEFHDINIICGIILNTIFVYLVLKSAKWLERKIGDATLMILQKVFGIILLAISIKLFTANFAQLVLNYVNF
- a CDS encoding BatD family protein gives rise to the protein MKHKLIYILLTLASVITYGQVNLSLDADKSDYAGKDVVNLTIVLELNGSDLVQQTGFQLPDLSKFNIIGSGSVTNTVIDPATNTLITQKVSRIALEPKKKGKIKIGSVLVTVNNKIYKTEPFDVNIRDIVDKRALAGNTSNDVYLNMEIEDREVYQDQPTIAVLKVYSRNMDNLRKVKNIRLPQQENINVHAVNFNKSEIDPSGNGNMASQVLAVFMVFPNEAGYIEVPGVSASVSTYSNKNKIVSNKVKLNVRKLPEGAPECFKNAVGNFNVSVYNASKEKPEAKKPLNVVVRVSGEGNLPDMELPKIMASPDYEVFAPKITSKVSPGSTGMKGEVSASYVIVPNKSGAISIKTEQFAFFNPENKEYVDLGQKTLSVNAFSHDQILESRTAVEKVNEYTNNLLETVDTPVLKTTSFKVKEKNKFHWNILLTNIVILLGLFIVYLLFKTWQKKRTLVRETVSQKPLGSVAETEKEIRESLKTDINDYFGYLENLKDNGDYEKFFVTLEELDQEVRNQHVQGSVMEFKTFLEKHNGSLVAEEYGKLQQRIQIEKYSPVKSADGIDELLKTIVNLYSQISK